From Ignavibacteriales bacterium:
CACAAGAAATCCACTTCCAAGGAGACTCATCGATGAACAAGTCGGTACTGTTTCTTCTGTTACTGCTCTGTTCCACACTCGCCCTTTTTGCGCAGATTCCGAATGCTGGATTCGAATCATGGACGAACTCAGACCCTGACGGGTGGTATACAACGAACACGGCTCCGACGTCGCTTCCTGTGACGCGGGTGACGACAGCCCATTCCGGCACGTATGCTGCACGAGGCGAGGTAGTTCCCCTCTCCGGGTTCCCTGCCTTCGGCGTGCAGCCAATCCTCATGCCTGGACCAAAGGGCAAGGGTTTTCCATTTTCACAACGTGCCGCAGCGTTCAACGGTTGGTACCAATTTGTTCCCGCCAGCGGCTCAGGGGATCAGCTTTATCTCGTTGCAACACTATCAAAGGCTGGCCAGGGAGTGGGCGCGGCCGCAGGTATTATCCCCACCGCCACCACTTCGTTCAAGCAATTCTCACTGCCGATCCTGTATCCAGGGGGCGAGATTCCCGACACCTGTCAGCTCCTCATTCAGATCACGGGCGCTGGAGGCCTTGCCAAAGTCGGATCGTACTTCGTCATCGACGATCTGTCGCTGGGAGCAGTGACCGCGGCTGAGCAGTCTGCTCTTCCATCGGGGTTCACACTCAGTCAGAACTATCCGAACCCGTTCAATCCAGCAACAGCGATCAGCTATCAGCTGCCGGCTGTCAGCGTTGTGAACCTCAGAGTGTTTGACATGCTTGGCAGAGAGGTGGCGACGTTGGCCGAAGGACGAAAAGAGGCAGGTCGATACACAATGAACTGGAATGCATCCAGCCTCCCAAGTGGAATGTACCTGTATCAGTTGACAGCTACGTCGGAAAAAGGCGAGATCTACAGGGACACAAAGCGAGCTATGCTTCTGAAATAGCCTTCATCGAAATCGGATAAAACAACAAAGCCCCGGCACATACGCCAGGGCTTTGTTGTGAGATGAGCGAATCGGTTGTTACTCTGAGGAGCGAAAGTCCCCGCGAGAACATTCACGGCGGCATTCTCAGTTATTTGCGCATCCTGGCAGATTGTGCGACCGCAGCGATATCCGGGTTCTCAAGAACTTTCCCGGAGTATCCCGATGTCGACACGCTGATCATTGCCAATCCAAGGTCTTCCAACGTGCACACGTATTTCGGGAACAGTGCTTTCAGAAGAGGATAGGCCGCTCCGAGCAGTTTCGAGATTCCGTACGCGTTCTTTTGTCCATCGATCGGCTTGATGAACCCAGGCCTGAATGCGTAGGCTGCCTTGAATGCAAGTTTCCTGAGATCGTTCTCGGTCTTCCCCTTCACCCTCGCCCACATCGAGCGACCTTTTTCGCTGCCGTCAGTCCCCGTTCCCGAAACATAACAAAACGTCATTTCGGGATTGAGCTTTGCCAGAACCGCGGCGGCGCTCATCGTAAGGTCGTACGTGAGTCGCGTGTATTCATCTTCCTTCTTGCCGACAGATGTCACGCCGAGACAGAAGAAGCACGCGTTGAAGCCTTTCAGCTGACCCTCGATGCCCGAGTAGTCGAAAAAGTCTCTGTGGACGATCTCGCGCAGCTTCCCGTGATTCACAGTGCACGGCTTTCGGCCGATCACAAGCACGGATTCAACATCTTGATGTCTGAGTGCGACATCGAGAACTCCCTCGCCGACCATGCCGGTGGCACCAAAGACTATCGCCTTGAGTTTCATTCTCCTATTTGATTCCTCTCCTGCGTTGTCATTCCAGGATGCTTTTATTGGGATCCCGAACCTGGCCCAGTCGTAATCGACCTGAATTCCAGTGATGCCAGGATAGCATGAATTTGTTCAAGATGCCTCTCTTCGTGAACCCCGACGAACGCCAACCACTGCGCCAGGTCGAGCGGCCCGAAGATCCAGTGGGGGAAGCGGACCAGGGTGGGGTCAACGGACTCGAGGCGCGGCCGGAGACTAAGAAGCTCCGCTTGGACGTCACGGAGAACTTTCAGCGAGTCGAGAGCTTTCACGGTGCCCGTCGCGCTGAATTTGTCGCGCGTAACATATTTCTCCGTCCGGCTTCTTTCGAGGTATGACTCGAGCGAGACCTCGAATGAATGGAGCGGTGGATGAGGCCCCGTTGCCGCTGCCGCCTTGTCGGTCAATGTCGTGATGAGTCGGACAAGGGGACCTTCGACGAGAGCCAGATGTTCGAGAATTTTTTCGATCGACCAACCCCCGCTCACCGGTCGGTATCCCAGTTGTGCGACGCTGAGATCACGGGCGGACAGTTCAATCCCTGTGAATGCGCGTTCCTTTGCAGCGAAAATCCCGGCAAGGTCTCGGTACGTCAATGTGTATCCTCCAGGTTTTTTAAGCCCCGGCCTTTCAGCGCGATCAGCCGTGGGCCGCACACACCGATAATTGAACATCACGGTTGTAAGAATCAAACCACGGTCCGGGCTTCATCGTTCCCGCTTCAGGCTGGGCCATTCGACAAACACAGCAACGTAGAGCATCACGAAGATCACGACCGGAATAAGTACAAGCAGGCTGAGGCCCGGGTGGAAGCCCGCCTTTCCTGCAATTCTCCACAACAGCAGGATGAGCCCCACTCCGGAGATGGATTCTGTAAGCAGGATAAGGAGAAGCTCGGCGAAGCCAGGAGCAGCCATACGCTGTCAGTTCTTCATGAGTACCAAGCGGAATTTGGACACGGGAAAA
This genomic window contains:
- a CDS encoding DinB family protein, with protein sequence MTYRDLAGIFAAKERAFTGIELSARDLSVAQLGYRPVSGGWSIEKILEHLALVEGPLVRLITTLTDKAAAATGPHPPLHSFEVSLESYLERSRTEKYVTRDKFSATGTVKALDSLKVLRDVQAELLSLRPRLESVDPTLVRFPHWIFGPLDLAQWLAFVGVHEERHLEQIHAILASLEFRSITTGPGSGSQ
- a CDS encoding epimerase, which produces MKLKAIVFGATGMVGEGVLDVALRHQDVESVLVIGRKPCTVNHGKLREIVHRDFFDYSGIEGQLKGFNACFFCLGVTSVGKKEDEYTRLTYDLTMSAAAVLAKLNPEMTFCYVSGTGTDGSEKGRSMWARVKGKTENDLRKLAFKAAYAFRPGFIKPIDGQKNAYGISKLLGAAYPLLKALFPKYVCTLEDLGLAMISVSTSGYSGKVLENPDIAAVAQSARMRK
- a CDS encoding T9SS type A sorting domain-containing protein, producing the protein MNKSVLFLLLLLCSTLALFAQIPNAGFESWTNSDPDGWYTTNTAPTSLPVTRVTTAHSGTYAARGEVVPLSGFPAFGVQPILMPGPKGKGFPFSQRAAAFNGWYQFVPASGSGDQLYLVATLSKAGQGVGAAAGIIPTATTSFKQFSLPILYPGGEIPDTCQLLIQITGAGGLAKVGSYFVIDDLSLGAVTAAEQSALPSGFTLSQNYPNPFNPATAISYQLPAVSVVNLRVFDMLGREVATLAEGRKEAGRYTMNWNASSLPSGMYLYQLTATSEKGEIYRDTKRAMLLK